caggagagagaatttaGCTTTAACAcctgaagcatagacttctatacaaccagaggagtcgccccctggtggtcaggagagagaatgcagctttaagacatgaagcatagacttctatacaaccaaaggagtcgccccctggtggtcaggagagagaatgcagctttaacacatgaagcatagacttctatacaaccagaggagtcgccccctggtggtcaggagagagaatgcagctttaacacatgaagcatagacttctatacaaccagaggagtcgccccctggtggtcaggagagagaatgtgagCTGAAGCTGAACATCTTCATCAAGTGTTCACTGAAAGTGTTTAAAggtttcttcttcccttttcacTCCTTTCTGGTCTcgtctctctccatctatcaTTTCACCCATCAGTGTGTGGCTGTCACAAGCtgttagtcacacacacacacacacacactcacacacacacacacacacactcacacacacacactcacacactcacacacacacacacactcacacactcacacacacacactcacttgtcCATTACGCCTCCACCTGGGGAACATGTCAGTCTCACATCTGAGATGTTGTGTCTCCTGAGCTTCTGAAGACGATAAAAACTCTTTTTCCCGTCTCCTCCCGAGCGGTGTTTGTTTGGGTGACGTCTGCAGACTCTTTGTCAATATGTTTATTGTCTCCTCGTGACTATTAAACttgaaatatgaaaatcaaTGTTGATAAAGCAACAAACCAACCGCTGGCGTTCGTCCTTGAATTCTGGTTCTCATAGAATTATgactttattttagtttttcattcTCCAAATCTCTTGTTGTCGTTTATGTACACAACATTAGATGCACACACAATTACAATGGAgggaaaataatacattaaaatctAGAAATTACAGCAAATCAGTGAAACATCAGTCAACACAATACAATGATCCAAAATAAGAGAATCCAAAAGGATCATTGTTTCAATGGAAGGCCGTTTCAGATGAACTCAGACGAGTGTGAGGAGAAACACATGAGTGGAGGTCACGAGGTCAAGAGGTCAGCTGGACGTACGCAGAAGAGGAAGAACTCTAAATGTGCTCGTGTTCTTCAAGGTTATGCTCATAACCAGTCCTTATGCTTCATATCCGTGCTCTAAAGACTTCAAGTGACCTTCAGCCTCGGGTTGATGTCctgaagcagagcagcagagaacattaatgtggttttattgtttcCGTTGAGATGCAGATCCTGGATCTGGACTCTGGGGGGTCCACATCATCACTCCAGAGATGTGGAAGAGGAGCAGGTGAGATGAAGAGAGGGACCGTCGATATCTAATCAGGAAGCTGATTACTTTCACACCTGAACGACAAGTTTGtattgattgattattttaaACGGCCCTGTAACTTTGGTTATTAAAGGACGTGGATCATCTGAATATGTCGTGAAGGACAGAATTCATTATGGGAACATTTGTAGAGCTTCTGATTCCATTTCTTCCTTCTAGATAGCAATTCTGAaatattatgtatatgtatacatatatacatatacagaatatatatatacatacagaatatatacatatacagaatatatatgtatatatatatatacatattatattctCGCGACTCCTCCTCGCTGGCTGTCAATCAACACCTACCATCCAGGAGGCGGGTGTTTGTTTCTCAAAGGAAACGTGGCGTTCGTATAACTCCTAATGTTTTAGTAAACATAAgcaagtgtttttcttttgtttcatacTGTGAGTGAATCCAGGAGACAAAGATTCAAGATTGATTCATGAAGTAAAAATTGCCAACAATTATTCTGCTTCCAGCTTCTCAGATGTGAATATTTGCTGCTTCGTTCATCTTCTCTgatattaaaattaatatattttgggCTGCTGGTTGGATCTGCATTGTCATTATTTTGTGACGTCTCATGGAACAAACAAAAGtttaattaagaaaacaatCCACCGATTCATTGATGGTGAAATGATTGACGATTCATAGTCTCTagaaaagaggagatgaaaTGTGACACCTGCTGCTTCTGGAGGTAAAAAGAATCAAAGACTCGTGTGGACCAATTCATCTTCTCTTTGGGTTTCGTCATGTTGTGAATATGAATAAGTGAGGGAGTCTGTGTTTATTAAAAGACACTTTCCGCCCTCTGGGTGTGTGCTGCCGTCAGCCGGATTAGCGTCAGCGGCTCCAGCGTTAATATGAATCCGCTCTGACATCTTGTAAGGTCGCGGCTGCCGTCTGGAGACCAGAGAAGTGAAACATGCAAAAGGTCTCGGCTCCCCGGGGCACGCCGGTGGAAAGCGTTGGACGTGGACGTGCGTTCCCACCAGCCGCACATTAGAGAGTGATACTTCCACACAAGCAGCTTTTAATTCACTTCCAAACCAACTCGTCCTTTGATTTTGTCTCAGGAGCAGATCTGGGACCGTTCCTCACTGTTGGACTTTGTATGCGTTACCAGATTCACACCTGGGAGCCACTGTCTGTAACCGCtctctgtaactgttctctgtaaccgctctctgtaactgttctctgtaactgctctctgtaactgttctctgtaactgttctctgtaactgttctctgtaactgttctctgtaactgttctctgtaaccgctctctgtaactgttctctgtaactgctctctgtaactgttctctgtaactgttctctgtaactgttctctgtaactgctctctgtaactgttctctgTAACTGCTCTCTGTAACCGCtctctgtaactgttctctgTAACTGCTCTCTGTACCTGTtctctgtaactgttctctgtaactgttctctgtaactgttctctgtaactgttctctgtaactgttctctgtaaccgctctctgtaactgttctctgtaaccgctctctgtaactgttctctgtaaccgctctctgtaactgttctctgtaactgctctctgtaactgttctctgtaactgttctctgtaactgttctctgtaaccgctctctgtaactgttctctgTAACCGCTCTCTGTAACCGCTCTCTGTAACCGCTCTCTGTAACCGCTCTCTGTAACCGCtctctgtaactgttctctgtaactgttctctgtaaccgctctctgtaactgttctctgtaactgttctctgTAACTGCTCTCTGTAACTGCtctctgtaactgttctctgtaactgttctctgtaaccgctctctgtaactgttctctgtaactgttctctgTAACTGCTCTCTGTAACCGCtctctgtaactgttctctgtaactgttctctgtaactgttctctgtaactgttctctgtaactgttctctgTAACCGCTCTCTGTAACTGCTCTCTGTAACTATTCTCTGTAACCGCTCTCTGTAACAGCATGAGACGGGATGAGTATTGATTATTCAGAGAGAACACTTTTCATATTCAAAAGAGAAActagcttttattttgaagaacgTTTGAAGAGTAAAAGGTTTGGAGGAGCAGACGGGTTCCTTCTTCTGAAGATGCTTCTCACTCTCCATCGGAGCTTCTCAGCCCCACCTGTTGCCTGGCAGGCGGAGTAGACTCCACCCCTCTtcgtcctccctctgctcctcatcctcgGCGATCAGAGACACTAAACCTCCGCCAGCTGTCAACGAGCCGTTAATATCTCTGTGCTGAATGTCAACTCTCCTCAGAgcaaatgtttattaaaatgatGTTCAAGGCCTCGGTGAATGTTCATTATGATTTCTGTTGTGATTCCTTCAGCCTTGTAATTACTGCAAAGGTCCTCCTCGTTTCCTTTGCTAGCAAACTTATtcttgttacattacattacattacatgtcatttagctgacgcttttatccaaagcgacttacaataagtgcattaaaccgtgagtccaaactcagaacaacaagaatcaagcaagtacaatttcttcaataaagtcaaactacaaagtactatccgtaagtgccatttaagtgctactgaagtgctatcggtaagggacatttaagtgctactacggcatttaagtgctacctattcaaggtatagtcgaaagagatgtgtttttagtttgcgccggaagatgtagagactttctgctgtcctgatgtcaatggggagctcgttccaccaatgaggagccagcacagcaaacagtcgtgatttagctcgaagtgaaggagctacaagcagattggcagaagccgagcgaagtgaacgggctggggtgtgaggttagaccatgtcctgggtgtagaccggacccgatctgttcgcagcacggtacgcaagtaccaatgttttgaagtggatgcgggcggccaccggtaaccagtgaaggtcgcggaggagcggaggattgtgggtaaatttaggaggttgaagaccagccgagcagctgcattctggatgagctgtagaggtcgaatggcattagcaggaagaccaaTGATGATGATTTTATTTCCTTGGCTTCAAAGAGGAAATTCAATGTTTACGGATCTTTTCAGATGCTCTACATTGTTCTTGTtaattagggggggggggggggggggggggggggggggggcgcaacAACATGATTAAATCAGAtgataaatatgttgtttttcccaaaacaacatatttatcataaagaaataaagatgaaGATTCATATGGAAGTAAAAAATGTAGATTGTTGAGCGTTTTATCTCAGAAGCATCTGCACTTTAAACTAATAAAACACGCCGGTTAGTTATAGAAAGATTATGATTTCAGCtaaaacacactttcacatgttttaaatgtatctaaACACAATATGTACATAGATTGGTCACAATAATAGAAAGTAAAGATGACTCCATTGAAGAGCAGTGAAGAGGAGTCGGGTCAGTGAGGAGTTTAATCAGCTGAGACctgttttaacttgttttttcaTCATTGTTTGCCATTTCCATCTGGTGAAGCACTTTGgatctgtttttaaaagtgtgtctgtgacatcactttatttagtttatttaaataaagcaaaaagaaTAAGACTTAAATGTGGGAGCTGCTCTCACAAAGAACATTCTACTGATTCATCGTCGCGCTCCTTTCACActcacaatgtttgttttttaatgatcaAAATCAAAGCAGCAGAACCAGAAAACCTGGCGCTCacactacccacaatgcacctctcTCTAAAGTAGCCTGCAGGAGAGATGAGCGGAGGCCGGCTCACTTCACTTCTTTCTGATCACATTGTTGAAGTGCTGTGAGCCTCATCATACCAACGCTACGCTCTCAAATACGTTCAGAATGTGGTCGCTCCTCTGGGTGGGTGTGGTCGCTCCTCAGGGTGGGTgtggtcgctcctccgggtgggtgtggtcgctcctccgggtggGTGTGGTCGCTCCTCTGGGTGGGTgcggtcgctcctccgggtgggtgcggtcgctcctccgggtgggtgaggtcgctcctccgggtggGTGTGGTCGCTCCTCCCTGTGGGTGTGGTGGCTCCTCCGGGTGGGTgaggtcgctcctccgggtgggtgtggtcgctcctccgggtgggtgtggtcgctcctccgggtggGTGTGGTCGCTCCTCCCTGTGGGTGTGGTAGATCCTCCGGGTGGGTGTGGTCGCTCCTCCCTGTGGGTgtggtcgctcctccgggtggGTGTGGTTGCTTCTCCCTGTGGGTGTGGTCGCTCCTCCCTGTGGATgtggtcgctcctccgggtggGTGTGGTCGCTCCTCCCTGTGGGTGTGGTTGCTCCTGCAGGTGGGTGTGGTCGCTCCTACGGGTGGGTgaggtcgctcctccgggtgggtgcggtcgctcctccgggtggGTGCGGTCGCTACTCCCTGTGGGTgtggtcgctcctccgggtgggtgtggtcgctcctccgggtggGTGTGGTTGCTCCTCCCTGTGGGTGTGGTCGCTCCTCCCTGTGGATgtggtcgctcctccgggtgggtgtggtcgctcctccgggtggGTGTGGTCATCGCCTTCTCTCaagacaaaaaactaaaacaggtGTATTTCAGACTCTAGTCAACATTTCCATGAGCTAATAAGGAGTTCTTCTGCCCCCTTGTGGCCACCGCGTCCCACTTTAAGTGACGCCGTGTGGAGCAGAGCCGCGATGGAGCTCTATGACACTATGAACCTCCTCTCCACTACGACCAACAGATCTTCACGGCCGTGGATCTCCATGTTGGCACAAGCTCATCCGTCTCACCGCGATATATATACGATatacatatgatatatatacgACACGTTCATCACGTCCCGACTCACTGAATGAATCATCTGGAGGAAGTGGAAGCAGGAGAGCGAGCAGAATCTATTTTCACAATTTTAATAAAAAGGGCTTCAGAACCCTTTGCGGGTCAACCTGCTCATGAGTGCTGTCAGACAGCATCCTTCAAGGCCTCCGGGAGAGGTGGAAGGAAATCAAATAGaaccctccccacacacacacacacacacacacacacacaccacgtccTCCGACGTCTCCAAACGAGGCCCCCGAGCCGGGGTTTGATCCCTCATTAGCATAGATTAGCCGACCGGAACACTAACGGGTGCCGACTCTGCGGGCCGACTGACATCACTCGCGTGTTTTATCTCGAGCCGACAGAGGCAGCGGTCTAAATAAAGCAGAGCGCTCTAATTGTGTGCGCGTGCTGAAATTGATGTCGAAATGGAAAACGAAGGCACTTTAGAGGTTTACATAAGTAATGATTAGTAATGAATTTGAGCGTTATCCCCTGAGAATTAATTGTCTGTTTAAAATGATGATTGTGTAAATCCGTTCTGACCTATATGCACCGAGCGCACTTCTAATGAGCAACGAGAACGAAAAGTAGGaaacttttgtgtttgttggagGGGAACACGTTCATGAAACATTGAAGGCTTCTGAATTCAATCAAAGCAGGTGACTTCAGGTGTTTTCTCTCATCTCAGTTTTAGTgttgaatatttaaaagaaTGAACTCAAGACTCATTGTGAACAGATGAAGTCTGCtgggttttacattttttttataatgtcaACAAATTAAAAGATTCACCGACGCGTTACATTGACGCGTTACATTGACGCGTTACATTGACGCGTTACATTGACGTGTTACATTGGCGCGTTACATTGGCGCGTTACATTGGCGCGTTACATTGATGCGTTACATTGATGCGTTACATTGACGTTGATGCGTTACATTGACGCGCTACATTGACGCGTTACGTTGACGCGTTACGTTGACGCGCTACGTTGACGCGCTACGTTGACGCGCTACGTTGACGCGCTACGTTGACGCGCTACGTTGACGCGCTACGTTGACGCGCTACGTTGACGCGCTACGTTGACGCGCTACGTTGACGTGCTACGTTGACGCGTTACGTTGACGCGTTACGTTGACGCGCTACATTGACGTGTTACATTGATGCGTTACATTGGCGCGTTACATTGAGGCGTTACATTGATGCGTTACATTGATGCGTTACATTGATGCGTTACATTGATGCGTTACATTGATGCGTTACATTGATGCGTTACATTGATGCGTTACATTGATGCGTTACATTGATGCGTTACATTGATGCGTTACATTGATGCGTTACATTGATGCGTTACATTGATGCGTTACATTGATGCGTTACATTGATGCGTTACATTGACGTTGATGAGTTACATTGACGCGCTACATTGACGCGTTACATTGACGCGCTACGTTGACGCGTTACGTTGACGCGTTACGCGTTACGTTGACGCGTTACATTGACGCGTTACGTTGACGCGTTACGTTGACGCGTTACGTTGACGCGTTACGTTGACGCTTTACGTTGACGCTTTACGTTGACGCTTTACGTTGACGCTTTACGTTGACGCTTTACGTTGACGCGTTACGTTGACGCTTTACGTTGACGCGTTACGTTGACGCGTTAATGAATGTTATTGATGGTTGATAGCTAGATTTGCAGCAGATGTAGTGTTTCGCAAgaatgtcattttatttacttCACATCAGCAGCTTCAGTCCAGACATGGATCAGATTCCATCTTTAAAAGACTCTTTGTGGAATCATATCCAGTTTG
The nucleotide sequence above comes from Cyclopterus lumpus isolate fCycLum1 chromosome 24, fCycLum1.pri, whole genome shotgun sequence. Encoded proteins:
- the LOC117727699 gene encoding mucin-20-like, whose amino-acid sequence is MTTPTRRSDHTHPEERPHPQGGATTPTGRSNHTHPEERPHPPGGATTPTGSSDRTHPEERPHPPGGATSPTRRSDHTHLQEQPHPQGGATTPTRRSDHIHREERPHPQGEATTPTRRSDHTHREERPHPPGGSTTPTGRSDHTHPEESDRTHPEERPHPPGGATTPTRRSDHTHPEERPHPPRGATTF